The proteins below come from a single uncultured delta proteobacterium genomic window:
- a CDS encoding conserved hypothetical protein (Evidence 4 : Homologs of previously reported genes of unknown function), with amino-acid sequence MKVLIPQDIREAGKNYLKERGYTVVIGSGFDAATIKREIADADAVIMRTALYPADVIAAGKKLKVMARYGVGLDNVDVAAAEKQGVYVTVAKNCNLYSVAEHAIMLMLTLARSQVYVDRESRKGAWGLRNSHSIFEMRGKTLGIVGLGAIGRQTARMAHNGLEMTIVGFDPYADASKLPAYITLAGFEELLKTADVISLHIPYTPETRYMFNATTLKMMKPSAYLINCGRGGIINEDDLYAALKNNTIAGAGLDVFEQEPVDLSNKLLTLDNFTISPHNAGLTVEAADAMAVSAAQAVDDVLHGREPMYPVNNPKKA; translated from the coding sequence ATGAAGGTATTGATTCCGCAGGATATCCGCGAAGCCGGAAAAAATTATCTGAAAGAGCGCGGATACACCGTCGTTATCGGCAGCGGGTTCGACGCGGCGACCATCAAGCGGGAAATCGCGGACGCGGACGCGGTCATCATGCGCACGGCTCTCTACCCGGCGGACGTCATCGCGGCCGGGAAAAAATTGAAAGTCATGGCCCGCTACGGCGTGGGCCTCGATAACGTCGACGTGGCCGCCGCCGAAAAACAGGGTGTTTACGTGACCGTGGCCAAGAACTGCAATTTGTACTCGGTCGCCGAGCACGCCATCATGCTGATGCTTACCCTGGCCAGGAGCCAGGTGTACGTCGACCGGGAAAGCCGCAAGGGCGCCTGGGGCCTGCGGAATTCCCATTCCATTTTTGAAATGCGCGGCAAGACGCTCGGCATTGTCGGCCTCGGGGCCATAGGGCGGCAGACAGCCAGAATGGCGCATAACGGCCTGGAAATGACGATCGTGGGATTCGATCCCTACGCGGACGCATCCAAGCTGCCCGCGTACATCACCCTCGCCGGTTTTGAGGAACTGCTCAAAACGGCCGACGTCATCTCGCTCCACATCCCCTACACCCCGGAAACCCGTTACATGTTCAACGCCACGACGCTGAAAATGATGAAGCCCTCCGCCTACCTCATCAACTGCGGACGGGGCGGCATCATCAACGAGGACGACCTGTACGCGGCCCTGAAAAACAACACTATCGCCGGGGCCGGCCTTGACGTGTTCGAGCAGGAGCCCGTCGATCTTTCCAACAAGCTCCTGACGCTGGACAATTTCACCATCTCGCCGCACAACGCCGGGCTCACCGTGGAAGCGGCGGACGCCATGGCGGTTTCCGCGGCCCAGGCCGTGGACGACGTTTTACACGGCAGGGAGCCCATGTACCCGGTGAACAACCCGAAAAAAGCGTAG
- a CDS encoding conserved membrane hypothetical protein (Evidence 4 : Homologs of previously reported genes of unknown function), whose product MTMNTLRKYKDILTGAFLLAFAAFFFYNAGGIRLLGKQIITARAFPRTLAVLLGFLSLWMLVEGVMKLAREKEPSPRAAAPETPGDYSGAARIGLTILALIVYIMCMRPVGFLLSTIAYTFAQTLILTPRENRDYRMAAVTSIVLPTIIYVIFLYGLRLMLPQGILTF is encoded by the coding sequence ATGACAATGAACACCCTGCGGAAATACAAAGATATACTGACCGGGGCCTTTCTTTTGGCCTTTGCCGCCTTCTTTTTTTACAACGCGGGCGGCATACGCCTTCTCGGCAAGCAGATCATCACGGCGCGGGCGTTCCCCAGAACGCTCGCCGTCCTGCTCGGCTTTTTAAGTCTCTGGATGCTCGTCGAAGGCGTCATGAAGCTCGCGCGGGAAAAAGAACCCTCCCCCAGGGCCGCAGCGCCCGAAACGCCCGGAGACTACAGCGGCGCCGCGCGGATCGGCCTCACGATCCTCGCGCTGATCGTGTACATCATGTGCATGCGGCCCGTGGGTTTTTTGCTTTCGACCATCGCCTATACCTTCGCGCAAACGCTGATCCTGACGCCGAGGGAAAACCGCGATTACCGCATGGCGGCCGTTACCTCCATCGTGCTCCCGACCATTATCTACGTCATATTCCTGTACGGCCTCAGGCTGATGCTCCCGCAGGGCATCCTGACGTTCTGA
- a CDS encoding conserved membrane hypothetical protein (Evidence 4 : Homologs of previously reported genes of unknown function), which translates to MFIEGLSLLATEPMAIAWIIIGTAVGIVFGAVPGLTATMAIAIFLPITYGLSQVCGLTTIIALYIGGVSGGLISAILLNMPGTPSSVATCFDGRPMALKGQADKAIGGGIIFSFLGTLFSIAALVFIAPKLAEIAVRFAPHEYFAVTFFSISLIITLSSDDLKKGFMAAILGMMLSCVGLDKVTGVPRYTFDVTAIRSGFNILTVLVGLYAIREAFDTAENVNALKDVKSDDVRMRGTGISLAEFASQGWNALRSAAIGLVIGILPGIGGGTSNIIAYTVAKNQSKTPEKFGTGILDGVVASETANNATIGGAMIPLLTLGIPGDAATAMMLGGLAVHGLSPGPMIFQNYGPFLYCIFIVMVLCSIAMVVLEFWGLRAFIKVLKVPKNYLLPTIIVLCAVGAFGLNNRIFDVGATLFFGIIGMVLAKLKFPLPPLILGFILGNTMESSFRLALIASRGDYHSFFNRPISGTLIILTILFIVYSLFRIHKKRSSQPAATFTN; encoded by the coding sequence ATGTTTATAGAAGGACTCAGCTTGCTGGCCACGGAACCCATGGCCATTGCATGGATCATCATAGGGACCGCTGTGGGGATTGTGTTCGGCGCGGTCCCGGGGCTTACGGCGACCATGGCCATCGCCATCTTCCTGCCGATCACCTACGGCCTGTCGCAGGTCTGCGGCCTGACGACCATCATCGCGCTGTACATCGGCGGCGTTTCCGGCGGCCTTATTTCGGCCATCCTGCTGAACATGCCCGGCACCCCCTCCTCCGTGGCTACCTGTTTCGACGGACGGCCCATGGCGCTGAAAGGCCAGGCGGACAAAGCAATCGGCGGGGGGATCATCTTTTCGTTCCTGGGGACGCTCTTCAGCATCGCCGCGCTGGTTTTCATCGCACCGAAACTCGCGGAAATCGCCGTGCGGTTCGCGCCGCACGAATACTTCGCCGTGACGTTTTTCTCCATTTCCCTGATCATCACCCTGTCCTCGGACGACCTTAAAAAAGGCTTCATGGCCGCCATCCTGGGCATGATGCTTTCCTGCGTGGGGCTGGACAAGGTCACCGGGGTGCCCCGCTACACCTTTGACGTGACGGCCATCCGCTCCGGGTTCAACATTCTCACCGTTCTGGTGGGGTTGTACGCCATCCGGGAAGCCTTCGACACGGCGGAAAACGTTAACGCACTCAAAGACGTGAAAAGCGACGACGTCCGCATGCGCGGGACGGGCATCAGCCTGGCTGAATTCGCGAGCCAGGGCTGGAATGCGCTGCGCTCGGCCGCCATCGGGCTGGTGATCGGCATTCTGCCCGGCATCGGCGGGGGCACGTCCAATATCATCGCCTACACCGTGGCCAAAAACCAGTCCAAGACGCCGGAAAAATTCGGCACCGGCATCCTGGACGGCGTGGTCGCATCGGAAACCGCCAATAACGCCACCATCGGCGGGGCCATGATCCCGCTCCTGACCTTGGGCATTCCCGGAGACGCGGCAACCGCCATGATGCTCGGCGGCCTCGCCGTGCACGGCCTTTCTCCCGGCCCCATGATTTTCCAGAACTACGGCCCGTTTCTGTACTGCATCTTCATCGTCATGGTGCTGTGCAGCATCGCCATGGTCGTTTTGGAGTTCTGGGGGTTGAGAGCGTTCATCAAGGTTCTCAAGGTCCCGAAAAACTACCTGCTGCCCACGATCATCGTGCTGTGCGCGGTGGGCGCGTTCGGGTTGAACAACCGCATTTTCGACGTGGGCGCGACCTTGTTCTTCGGCATCATCGGCATGGTGCTGGCGAAGCTCAAATTCCCGCTGCCGCCGCTGATTCTCGGTTTCATCCTGGGCAACACCATGGAGAGCAGCTTCCGCCTGGCGCTTATCGCCTCCAGGGGCGACTATCATTCCTTCTTCAACAGGCCCATTTCCGGCACGCTCATTATTTTGACCATTCTCTTCATCGTTTATTCCCTGTTCAGGATTCATAAAAAACGGTCCAGTCAACCGGCCGCAACGTTTACCAACTAA
- a CDS encoding conserved exported hypothetical protein (Evidence 4 : Homologs of previously reported genes of unknown function), translating into MKKLLPLLLILFLAMTGSPAGAATDYPARSVEIVVPFGAGGDTDFNARVLAKYLEKELGKAFIITNMAGGGGTIGAEEVQRSKADGYKLLVMHVQIFTNKAFGTVDWGYEAMDIVSAYGQGTGEIVMVRKDFPANNLKEMMAYLKKNPGKNFGCTPSGGSHYTGVVLNDNGAGLNIVTIGDTGERLVGLKNGTLDVIQSALPPARDYIQKGEFKIIGVTLSKRYPSYPDVPTLKEQGIDVSLDPTYTLYAPKGTPRDVLDKLDAAIKNIVLNNKEYAAEIDKAYKQVPFYMSGKDVKPLFEEFDKKFMSYSKLLREAY; encoded by the coding sequence ATGAAAAAACTGTTGCCGTTACTGCTCATACTGTTTCTTGCCATGACCGGCTCGCCGGCCGGGGCCGCGACCGATTACCCCGCCAGATCCGTCGAAATCGTGGTGCCCTTCGGCGCCGGCGGCGATACGGACTTCAACGCCCGCGTTCTTGCGAAATACCTTGAGAAAGAGCTCGGCAAGGCCTTCATCATCACCAATATGGCCGGCGGCGGCGGCACCATCGGCGCGGAAGAGGTGCAGCGTTCCAAGGCGGACGGGTACAAACTCCTGGTCATGCACGTGCAGATCTTCACCAACAAGGCCTTCGGCACCGTGGACTGGGGCTACGAAGCCATGGACATCGTCAGCGCGTACGGCCAGGGAACCGGCGAAATCGTCATGGTCCGCAAGGATTTTCCGGCCAACAACCTGAAAGAGATGATGGCGTACCTCAAAAAGAACCCCGGCAAAAACTTCGGCTGCACCCCGAGCGGCGGTTCCCACTACACGGGCGTGGTGCTGAACGACAACGGCGCGGGCCTCAATATCGTGACCATCGGCGACACCGGCGAACGCCTCGTGGGCCTCAAGAACGGCACGCTGGACGTGATCCAGTCCGCCCTGCCCCCCGCCCGTGACTATATCCAGAAAGGCGAGTTCAAGATCATCGGCGTGACGCTCTCCAAACGCTACCCCAGCTATCCCGACGTGCCCACCCTGAAAGAACAGGGCATAGACGTTTCCCTTGACCCGACCTACACCCTGTATGCCCCCAAAGGCACCCCCCGGGACGTGCTCGACAAACTCGACGCCGCCATCAAGAACATTGTGCTGAACAACAAAGAGTATGCGGCGGAAATCGACAAAGCCTACAAACAGGTGCCCTTCTACATGAGCGGCAAGGATGTGAAACCGCTGTTCGAGGAGTTCGATAAAAAGTTCATGTCGTATTCAAAGCTTCTGCGGGAAGCCTACTAG
- a CDS encoding putative 4-hydroxy-2-oxo-heptane-1,7-dioate aldolase (Evidence 3 : Function proposed based on presence of conserved amino acid motif, structural feature or limited homology), producing the protein MYNATKLTEKFKRKEMILGTFINMDSPFITETLGGCGFDFLWIDGEHAALDKMQIQNHLLACRACAVPGLVRVPWNDFVQIKAVLDMGADGIIVPMIRNLEEARAAIAATHYPPEGVRGMGVRRAVNWGHWDKNEYIATQDQKIWTILQIEHIDIVRHLDAIARLPGLTGFVVGPNDFAMSMTTKDGKACTGAEPEVQEQFDIIGEKLRKYNLPFGVGGAYSEKFVADWARRGANFMCLNTDFSYLVQGGKAVVANTQKTLQALRT; encoded by the coding sequence ATGTATAACGCTACAAAACTTACGGAAAAATTCAAGCGGAAAGAAATGATCCTGGGCACGTTCATCAACATGGACAGTCCGTTCATCACCGAAACCCTGGGCGGTTGCGGCTTTGACTTCCTGTGGATCGACGGGGAACACGCGGCGCTGGACAAGATGCAAATCCAGAACCACCTCCTGGCCTGCCGGGCCTGCGCGGTGCCCGGCCTGGTCCGGGTTCCCTGGAACGATTTTGTCCAGATCAAGGCCGTGCTGGATATGGGCGCGGACGGCATCATCGTCCCCATGATCCGGAACCTGGAAGAGGCCAGGGCGGCCATAGCCGCCACCCACTACCCGCCCGAGGGCGTCCGGGGCATGGGGGTCCGCCGCGCCGTCAACTGGGGCCATTGGGACAAAAACGAGTATATCGCGACCCAGGACCAGAAAATCTGGACTATCCTGCAGATCGAACATATCGACATCGTGCGGCACCTGGACGCCATCGCCCGACTGCCCGGCCTGACGGGGTTCGTCGTGGGGCCCAACGATTTCGCCATGAGCATGACCACGAAGGACGGCAAGGCCTGCACGGGCGCCGAGCCGGAAGTGCAGGAGCAGTTCGACATCATCGGTGAAAAGTTACGCAAGTACAACCTGCCCTTCGGCGTGGGCGGCGCGTACAGCGAAAAATTCGTCGCCGACTGGGCCCGCCGCGGCGCCAACTTCATGTGCCTGAACACGGACTTCAGCTACCTGGTCCAGGGGGGCAAGGCCGTGGTCGCGAATACGCAGAAGACGTTGCAGGCACTGCGCACGTAA
- a CDS encoding hypothetical protein (Evidence 5 : No homology to any previously reported sequences), with protein sequence MTFRQLEYICVLVETGSVSRAARRLCISQPALSRQIMLIEQELGTQILDRSKTPFKLTPTGQLYLDAANSILETRDALLRKIKPDTSMEDVLSLRAAPLYMSTVVSRLLARFKTEYPQMAFRLQETLLPVTDDAADLEEDITFRICALPLPADKYDYQPLFKERILLAIPASHPEAQAIREKAGQNLSDPTLPGIDLAWLRDCEFVVPQTSVRLLNITREMCRSAGFEPRLFEANSMLHSILPLLTTTNQVSLVPETSYNYPNYYLPHLHYYTVANSSVERTMVAAYKKGRRLSALERLFIIKSQEYLTE encoded by the coding sequence ATGACGTTCCGACAACTTGAATACATCTGCGTCCTGGTGGAGACGGGCAGCGTCTCCAGGGCCGCCAGGAGGCTCTGCATATCCCAGCCCGCCCTGAGCCGCCAGATCATGCTTATCGAGCAGGAGTTGGGAACGCAGATCCTGGACCGGAGCAAAACGCCGTTCAAACTCACGCCGACCGGGCAATTGTATCTTGACGCCGCCAACAGCATCCTGGAAACCAGGGATGCCCTGCTCCGGAAAATCAAGCCCGATACCTCGATGGAGGACGTCCTTTCGCTCAGGGCCGCGCCGCTGTATATGAGCACGGTGGTCTCGCGGCTGCTCGCCCGGTTCAAGACCGAATACCCGCAGATGGCGTTCCGTCTTCAGGAAACGCTCCTTCCCGTCACGGATGACGCGGCCGACCTGGAGGAGGACATCACCTTCCGTATCTGCGCGCTGCCGCTTCCCGCGGATAAGTACGACTACCAGCCCCTGTTCAAGGAGCGGATTCTCCTCGCCATTCCGGCCTCGCATCCCGAAGCCCAGGCCATACGGGAAAAAGCGGGCCAGAACCTGAGCGACCCCACCCTGCCGGGCATTGATCTCGCCTGGCTGCGGGATTGCGAGTTTGTCGTGCCTCAGACGAGCGTCCGCTTATTGAACATCACGCGGGAAATGTGCCGCAGCGCGGGGTTCGAGCCGCGCCTTTTTGAGGCGAACAGCATGCTGCATTCGATTCTGCCCCTTCTGACGACGACCAACCAGGTCTCGCTCGTGCCGGAAACGTCGTATAACTACCCTAACTATTACCTCCCGCATCTGCATTATTACACCGTGGCCAACTCCTCGGTGGAGCGCACGATGGTCGCGGCGTACAAGAAGGGCAGGCGGCTCAGCGCGCTGGAGCGGCTCTTCATCATCAAAAGCCAGGAATATCTCACGGAATGA
- a CDS encoding Flavin reductase: MKTCILMGSPRKNGNTQAILDPFMEELARRGAALDTFRLYDRKIEPCIACRLCQKDWTVFGCRFNDDVPAIFDAILASDLIVLATPIYSWFCTPPMKALLDRLVYGMNKYYGETKGPSLWAGKNLALVTTCGYRPERGADLFDEALKRYCKHSGLRYHGMLAERDLGYASVFMSEDKAERARDFAGRLWDVCRKVAPPA, encoded by the coding sequence ATGAAAACATGCATTCTCATGGGCAGCCCCAGAAAAAACGGCAACACCCAGGCGATTCTGGACCCTTTCATGGAAGAGCTCGCGCGACGCGGCGCGGCCCTGGATACCTTCCGGCTGTATGACCGGAAAATCGAGCCCTGTATCGCCTGCCGCCTCTGCCAGAAAGACTGGACCGTCTTTGGCTGCCGGTTCAACGACGACGTCCCGGCGATTTTCGACGCCATCCTCGCCAGCGACCTGATCGTTCTGGCGACGCCCATCTATTCCTGGTTCTGCACGCCCCCCATGAAAGCCCTTCTGGACCGCCTGGTATACGGCATGAACAAATACTACGGCGAGACAAAAGGCCCTTCTCTCTGGGCCGGGAAAAACCTCGCGCTCGTCACGACGTGCGGCTACAGGCCCGAACGGGGGGCCGATCTTTTCGACGAAGCCCTCAAACGCTACTGCAAGCATTCCGGCCTGCGCTACCACGGCATGCTGGCCGAGCGGGACCTGGGCTACGCTTCCGTCTTCATGAGCGAGGACAAGGCCGAACGGGCCAGGGACTTTGCCGGGCGGCTGTGGGACGTTTGCCGCAAGGTAGCGCCGCCTGCCTGA
- a CDS encoding conserved membrane hypothetical protein (Evidence 4 : Homologs of previously reported genes of unknown function), with translation MITDQIVFAFGWAPWSSIIAGAVTALALSVILAVLGVALGFTVVAPKADDPSSGLGIALGAWGGFSILVCTAGGGFVAGLLAGQRGIEIGFLTWAVTMLAAMAFSGLAVGIAVKMIGSAVKSVGSGAAGAAAALGKTAAEAASRIYDELKENIHLEVEAEKVSDTVLGVLRDTEVEQLQPEYLQKQMREAKEGFRSLLHQIALNPQATEEAISEFLGKAKSRLDSLTGNIDRNAAATALMNTRDIPRGEAEKMVDNAISAYDRVLEKARETLADAKDQVDEAKAQLAQLIAQAREKADSLASAAAKAALGSALALILAAGISMGAGYCGAANATAWIAAVGQVQSAVVIK, from the coding sequence ATGATAACAGATCAAATAGTATTCGCATTCGGCTGGGCTCCCTGGAGCAGCATCATCGCCGGCGCGGTCACGGCTCTTGCCCTTTCGGTCATTCTGGCGGTTCTCGGCGTCGCCCTAGGGTTCACGGTCGTCGCGCCCAAAGCGGACGACCCCTCTTCCGGCCTGGGCATCGCTCTCGGCGCGTGGGGCGGCTTCTCAATCCTTGTCTGCACCGCCGGGGGCGGCTTTGTCGCGGGGCTTCTGGCCGGGCAGAGAGGGATCGAAATCGGCTTTCTGACCTGGGCCGTCACCATGCTCGCGGCCATGGCCTTCAGCGGGCTGGCCGTGGGCATCGCCGTCAAGATGATCGGTTCCGCCGTTAAAAGCGTTGGTTCCGGCGCGGCCGGAGCCGCCGCCGCGCTCGGCAAAACAGCCGCGGAAGCGGCCTCGCGCATCTATGACGAACTCAAGGAAAACATCCATTTAGAGGTGGAAGCCGAAAAGGTGAGCGACACCGTCCTCGGCGTGCTGCGCGACACGGAGGTGGAGCAATTGCAGCCCGAATATCTGCAAAAGCAGATGCGGGAAGCCAAAGAGGGGTTCAGAAGCCTGCTGCACCAGATAGCGCTGAACCCGCAGGCAACGGAGGAAGCAATATCCGAGTTTCTCGGCAAGGCCAAATCCCGCCTTGATTCCCTTACCGGGAATATAGACAGGAACGCGGCCGCCACGGCGCTGATGAACACACGGGACATACCGCGCGGAGAAGCCGAGAAGATGGTGGACAACGCCATCAGCGCGTATGACCGGGTCCTTGAAAAAGCCAGGGAGACCCTGGCCGACGCCAAGGATCAGGTGGACGAGGCAAAGGCGCAACTGGCCCAACTCATCGCCCAGGCCCGCGAAAAGGCGGACAGCCTGGCCTCGGCAGCCGCCAAGGCCGCCCTGGGTTCGGCCCTGGCGCTTATTCTCGCCGCGGGCATCAGCATGGGAGCGGGATACTGCGGGGCCGCGAACGCCACGGCCTGGATCGCGGCAGTGGGCCAGGTCCAGAGCGCCGTGGTCATCAAGTGA
- a CDS encoding transposase, with protein MIKRKTEQQGMMELVYIEQLVPKEHLLRKIDKAIDFRFIYDKVKDRYCPDNGRPAVDPVVLFKMLFIGYLFGIRSEQQLIREIEVNVAYRWFLGFTLTDKIPHASTFSQNRRRRFNDSPVYQEIFDEIVLQAIKRKMVDGKTLYTDSTHLKASANKGKYDKAQVLKSVRDYVEELDRDIDEDRRKHGKKPLPPRDETPETKEIKVSTTDPDSGYMVREGKPKGFFYLDHRTVDGICGIITDSFVTPGNVHDSQPYLSRLDRQRKRFGFNVESAGLDAAYFTPHICKGLVERDIYGVIGYSRPTHRAGYLRKRDFVYDETCDCQLCPQNRVLRYRTTTRDGYREYVSDPSVCRNCSLLGQCTASRNHTKAVTRHIWQEYKDIINEYRYEDKGKAIYKRRKETVERSFADGKELHGHRYARFRGLAKVQMQCLLSAACQNMKKIALRIWERSNGPCGPGFSRSQTTLSRLFSHLWRICSAPKSAVPA; from the coding sequence ATGATAAAGCGCAAAACCGAACAGCAAGGCATGATGGAACTGGTATATATCGAGCAACTCGTGCCTAAAGAACATCTTCTTCGTAAAATCGACAAGGCTATCGACTTCAGATTCATCTATGACAAGGTCAAAGATAGATACTGTCCCGATAACGGCAGGCCGGCAGTTGATCCGGTTGTGCTATTCAAGATGCTTTTTATTGGGTATTTGTTCGGCATTCGCAGCGAGCAACAGTTGATTCGCGAAATCGAAGTCAATGTCGCATATCGTTGGTTTCTCGGCTTTACTCTCACCGACAAAATCCCCCACGCCAGCACCTTCAGCCAAAACCGCCGCAGGCGTTTCAATGACAGCCCGGTTTACCAGGAAATTTTTGACGAGATTGTGCTCCAGGCCATAAAGCGCAAGATGGTGGACGGCAAAACGCTGTACACCGATTCAACCCACCTGAAAGCCAGTGCCAACAAGGGAAAATATGACAAGGCCCAGGTGCTCAAATCCGTACGCGATTATGTGGAGGAACTTGACCGGGACATTGATGAAGACCGCCGCAAGCATGGCAAAAAGCCTTTGCCGCCCCGCGATGAGACTCCGGAAACCAAGGAAATCAAGGTCAGCACCACGGACCCGGACAGCGGGTATATGGTGCGCGAGGGCAAACCCAAGGGTTTTTTCTATCTGGATCACCGTACCGTGGACGGAATCTGCGGCATCATAACCGACAGTTTCGTTACCCCCGGCAATGTGCATGACTCTCAGCCCTACCTCTCCCGCCTTGATCGCCAACGGAAGCGTTTTGGTTTCAACGTCGAGTCCGCAGGCCTTGATGCAGCCTACTTCACTCCCCATATCTGCAAAGGCCTTGTGGAAAGAGATATTTATGGAGTCATCGGGTACAGCCGCCCCACACACCGCGCGGGTTACCTGCGCAAAAGGGATTTTGTCTATGATGAGACTTGTGACTGCCAGCTCTGCCCGCAAAACCGAGTCCTGCGCTATAGGACAACGACCCGGGACGGTTACCGTGAATATGTCTCGGACCCGTCCGTTTGCCGCAACTGCTCCCTTCTCGGGCAATGCACCGCCAGTCGCAACCATACCAAAGCAGTAACGCGCCATATCTGGCAGGAATATAAAGATATAATCAACGAATATCGCTACGAGGACAAAGGCAAAGCCATCTACAAACGCCGTAAGGAGACAGTGGAGCGGAGCTTTGCCGACGGCAAGGAATTACATGGGCATCGCTACGCCCGCTTCCGAGGCCTTGCGAAGGTCCAGATGCAATGCCTCTTGTCCGCCGCCTGCCAGAACATGAAGAAAATAGCCCTGCGCATCTGGGAGCGGTCAAACGGCCCTTGCGGCCCAGGCTTTTCCCGCTCCCAAACGACACTTTCCCGCTTGTTTTCCCATCTTTGGAGAATTTGCTCCGCTCCAAAATCCGCAGTGCCCGCATAA
- a CDS encoding conserved membrane hypothetical protein (Evidence 4 : Homologs of previously reported genes of unknown function), which yields MNIISSFSECMQKYFPLLCIVFLIIGLLIGEMAAGLAYAIPWLMALLMFSSGLGLRVEDLQSLRERPWLLPVILALLHVVIPLLAMGITYPLGFPLDAVMGFVILAVIPISATSVVWVGIYRGNVTLGMAILLVDTICAPFIIPYVLAFFFGADVSMDPFGMLRGLFWMLFFPTFLALVCNRVTQGGLQRIAGQPIAFASKLAVFAILVINGGVVAPFVHDFNLMLLLVFCATLALTAFWYLFSFWAGRLLFPKGEDALALTLTALRGSTTGMVIAMTYFPPMATLVVVFCMLFQQALAAYFGKMARNWIDKKERS from the coding sequence ATGAATATTATCTCCTCTTTCAGTGAATGCATGCAGAAGTATTTCCCTCTTCTGTGCATCGTTTTCCTCATCATCGGCCTGCTGATCGGGGAAATGGCCGCGGGCCTGGCGTATGCCATCCCGTGGCTTATGGCCCTTCTGATGTTCAGCAGCGGCCTGGGGCTGCGGGTCGAGGATTTGCAGAGCCTGCGCGAAAGGCCCTGGCTGCTGCCGGTGATCCTCGCTCTGCTTCATGTGGTGATCCCGCTGCTGGCCATGGGCATAACCTACCCGCTGGGTTTTCCCCTTGACGCGGTCATGGGGTTCGTCATTCTGGCCGTCATCCCCATCAGCGCGACGAGTGTCGTCTGGGTCGGCATCTATCGCGGCAACGTAACCCTGGGCATGGCGATACTGTTGGTGGACACCATCTGCGCGCCGTTCATCATCCCTTACGTCCTGGCGTTTTTTTTCGGAGCGGATGTCTCCATGGACCCGTTCGGCATGCTGCGCGGGCTGTTCTGGATGCTGTTTTTCCCCACCTTTCTGGCGCTGGTCTGCAACCGCGTTACCCAAGGCGGGCTGCAGCGCATCGCGGGGCAACCCATCGCGTTTGCGTCCAAGCTGGCGGTGTTCGCCATCCTGGTAATCAACGGCGGGGTTGTCGCGCCCTTTGTGCACGATTTCAACCTGATGCTGCTGCTGGTCTTCTGCGCGACTCTGGCCCTTACCGCGTTCTGGTACCTATTTTCCTTTTGGGCCGGGCGGTTGCTGTTCCCGAAGGGGGAAGACGCCCTTGCGCTCACATTGACGGCCCTGCGTGGGAGCACGACCGGCATGGTTATCGCCATGACGTATTTCCCGCCCATGGCGACGCTGGTCGTGGTGTTCTGCATGCTTTTCCAGCAGGCCCTGGCGGCGTATTTCGGGAAAATGGCCAGGAACTGGATTGATAAGAAGGAAAGGAGTTGA
- a CDS encoding UspA domain protein encodes MPYTNILIPLDGSPDSVFACETAMNITCPDPAGRTVHLLHCVDPIPNLIGGASRDDLQEEQQNEADKIFAQAKAMLEPRGFVCRTYIREGSPGEAIVAAAKETNSEIIIMGTRGLGKLESLFLGSVSREVLRNAHIPVVLANKPHRSS; translated from the coding sequence ATGCCCTACACCAACATCCTCATTCCTCTGGACGGATCGCCCGACTCTGTTTTTGCGTGTGAGACGGCCATGAATATCACCTGTCCCGACCCCGCCGGGCGCACCGTCCACCTGCTGCACTGCGTCGACCCCATTCCCAACCTGATCGGCGGCGCGAGCCGCGACGACCTCCAGGAAGAACAGCAGAACGAAGCGGACAAGATCTTCGCCCAAGCCAAGGCCATGCTGGAACCGAGAGGATTCGTCTGCCGCACGTATATCCGGGAAGGATCGCCGGGTGAGGCCATCGTGGCTGCGGCCAAAGAAACGAACAGCGAAATCATCATCATGGGCACGCGGGGCCTCGGCAAGCTGGAAAGCCTGTTCCTGGGCAGCGTCAGCAGGGAGGTTCTCCGGAACGCCCATATCCCGGTAGTCCTGGCGAACAAACCTCACCGCTCCTCCTGA